Proteins encoded in a region of the Pseudomonas shahriarae genome:
- a CDS encoding primosomal protein N': protein MPDAILRLALPSPLRRLFDYRAPAGVVRSQLQPGMRVRVPFGRREMIGILIEVADHSEVPAEKLKPALAILDATPPLPASLFKLCLWTSQYYQHSLGDTLSWALPVLLRQGELAEARQERFWSMAPGARLDDPRIARAPRQREALATLAQHPHGVAHQLLSKLMLSKDSLDLLLAKELVQVEIRRHAPGERHEHWLAQPELPLNPEQRAAFEAISAGADSFHAFLLAGVTGSGKTEVYLQLIRETLEAGKQALVLIPEINLGPQTLARFEQRFNARIALVHSAVNDRERLESWLAARDGEADIIIGTRSALFTPMKNPGLIIIDEEHDGSYKQQEGLRYHARDLALVRARQENIPIVLGSATPSLESLHNAYTGRYGLLRLNERAGGAKQPRFLRLDVKSRPLDSGISGPMQQAIGQTLAAGQQVLVFLNRRGFAPTLLCHDCGWMSECNRCDARMTVHQRSGELRCHHCGHVERVPRHCPQCGKVDLRPVGAGTERAEERLGILFPDFPVLRVDRDSTSRKDAMNQLFATIQKGQPCILVGTQMLAKGHHFPRVTLVSILDADGGLFSGDFRASERMAQLIVQVAGRAGRAEEPGKVIIQTHLADHPLLIQLTEQGYFAFAEQALSERRSAGLPPFAHLALLRAEAHKPGQAEGFLDEACSAAERLLGELGLSGIELLGPVPAPMERRAGRYRAQLLLQATARAPLHRLLSSWLLALEQMPSGRQVRWSLDVDPVDLY from the coding sequence GTGCCCGACGCCATTTTGCGCCTCGCCCTGCCCTCGCCCCTGCGCCGTCTGTTCGATTATCGGGCGCCTGCGGGTGTCGTGCGGTCGCAGTTGCAGCCGGGGATGCGCGTGCGCGTGCCGTTTGGCCGAAGGGAGATGATCGGGATTCTGATCGAGGTGGCGGACCACAGCGAAGTGCCGGCAGAAAAGCTCAAGCCGGCCCTGGCCATCCTCGATGCCACGCCACCGCTGCCGGCGTCGCTGTTCAAGCTGTGCCTGTGGACCTCCCAGTATTACCAGCACAGCCTGGGCGATACCTTGAGCTGGGCCTTGCCGGTGCTGTTGCGCCAGGGCGAGTTGGCCGAGGCCCGCCAGGAGCGTTTCTGGTCGATGGCCCCCGGCGCGCGCCTGGACGACCCACGCATCGCCCGCGCCCCGCGCCAGCGTGAGGCCCTGGCCACCCTGGCGCAGCATCCCCATGGCGTTGCTCACCAGTTGCTGAGCAAGCTGATGTTGAGCAAGGACAGCCTCGACCTGCTGCTGGCCAAGGAGCTGGTGCAAGTGGAAATCCGCCGCCACGCCCCCGGCGAACGCCATGAACACTGGCTGGCCCAACCGGAATTGCCGCTGAACCCGGAACAACGCGCGGCCTTTGAGGCCATCAGTGCCGGTGCCGACAGCTTTCACGCGTTCCTGCTGGCCGGTGTCACCGGCAGCGGCAAGACCGAAGTCTATTTGCAACTGATCCGCGAAACCCTGGAAGCCGGCAAGCAGGCACTGGTGCTGATCCCCGAGATCAACCTCGGCCCCCAGACCCTGGCGCGCTTCGAGCAACGGTTCAATGCACGGATCGCCCTGGTGCACTCGGCCGTCAACGACCGCGAACGCCTGGAATCCTGGCTCGCCGCCCGGGACGGCGAGGCCGACATTATTATCGGCACCCGCTCGGCGCTGTTCACGCCGATGAAAAACCCCGGCCTGATCATCATCGACGAAGAACACGACGGCTCTTATAAGCAGCAGGAAGGCCTGCGCTACCACGCCCGCGACCTGGCCCTGGTGCGTGCGCGCCAGGAAAACATCCCGATTGTGCTTGGCTCGGCCACCCCCTCCCTGGAAAGCCTGCACAACGCCTACACCGGGCGCTACGGCCTGCTGCGCCTCAACGAGCGCGCGGGCGGCGCCAAGCAACCGCGCTTCCTGCGCCTGGATGTGAAAAGCCGGCCACTGGACAGCGGTATTTCCGGGCCGATGCAACAAGCCATTGGCCAGACCCTGGCGGCCGGCCAGCAAGTGCTGGTGTTCCTCAACCGCCGGGGCTTTGCGCCGACCCTGCTGTGCCATGACTGCGGCTGGATGTCCGAGTGCAACCGCTGCGATGCGCGCATGACGGTGCACCAGCGCTCCGGCGAGTTGCGCTGCCACCATTGCGGCCATGTGGAGCGAGTGCCACGCCACTGCCCGCAATGCGGCAAAGTCGACCTGCGGCCGGTAGGCGCTGGCACCGAGCGCGCCGAGGAGCGCCTGGGGATTCTGTTCCCGGACTTCCCGGTACTGCGGGTGGACCGCGACAGTACGTCGCGCAAGGATGCAATGAACCAGCTGTTCGCCACGATCCAGAAAGGCCAGCCGTGCATCCTGGTGGGTACGCAGATGCTTGCCAAAGGTCATCACTTCCCCCGCGTGACCCTGGTCTCGATCCTGGATGCCGATGGCGGCCTGTTCTCCGGGGACTTTCGCGCCAGCGAACGCATGGCGCAGCTGATCGTGCAGGTCGCAGGCCGCGCCGGGCGTGCCGAAGAGCCTGGCAAGGTGATCATCCAGACCCACCTGGCCGACCACCCATTGCTGATTCAACTGACAGAACAAGGCTACTTCGCCTTCGCCGAGCAGGCCTTGAGCGAGCGCCGCTCCGCCGGTTTGCCCCCCTTTGCGCACCTCGCGCTGTTGCGCGCCGAGGCCCATAAACCGGGGCAGGCCGAAGGTTTCCTGGATGAAGCGTGCAGCGCGGCTGAACGTTTGCTCGGCGAGCTGGGTCTGAGCGGCATCGAGTTGCTGGGCCCTGTGCCTGCACCGATGGAGCGCCGCGCCGGGCGTTATCGCGCACAGCTCCTGTTGCAAGCCACCGCCCGCGCGCCGCTGCATCGGCTATTAAGTAGCTGGTTGCTTGCTCTGGAGCAAATGCCCAGCGGGCGACAGGTGCGATGGTCGTTGGATGTCGATCCGGTGGATTTGTACTGA
- the rpmE gene encoding 50S ribosomal protein L31: MKADIHPAYETIQVTCSCGNKFETRSNLCKPLGTDVCNECHPFYTGKQKTLDTGGRVQRFADRFGAFGKKAPAAAE, from the coding sequence ATGAAAGCCGATATCCATCCAGCGTACGAAACCATCCAAGTTACTTGCAGCTGCGGCAACAAGTTCGAAACCCGTTCGAACCTGTGCAAGCCACTGGGCACTGACGTATGCAACGAGTGCCACCCGTTCTACACCGGTAAGCAGAAGACTCTGGATACTGGCGGCCGTGTACAGCGCTTCGCCGACCGTTTCGGTGCTTTCGGCAAGAAAGCTCCAGCTGCTGCAGAGTAA